Genomic segment of Caproiciproducens sp. NJN-50:
AAGCGATCGCATCGTCCTGCGTTTCGAACACGCTGGTTTCGCAGTGCAGCCCCTTTGAAATCAGATCGGAGGCATATTCGAGGGCCTTGACCTCGCAGCCTGCGTCCCCGTGGACCAGAATGTCCATCGGGAGAACCGGGCAGACATTTCCCCGGTCCAGCAGGGTCTTGGCAATCGCGTCCACGTTCACGGCGAATCCGATGGCGGGCATCGGCTGACCGAAGTGCCCCAGCAGATTGTCGTAACGGCCTCCCAGCAGAACGGCGTCGCCGAATTCCTCCACATAGGCGCTGAACACGATGCCGGTATAGTAGTCGTTTCTCTGTACCAGTCCCAAATCGATCATCAACTGGCCGCTCTGTTCCAGCTCGGAAAGAGATCGATATACTCCCCGCAGATAGTCAAGGATGCCGGCAAGCCTCTCATCGCCGCACAGATGCGAAGCGCGGTCGAACACTTCCTCGCCGCCGAAGAGCCTTGGCAGTTCCCGCAGCGCGAGCACGTCCCTGCTCTCCGGCAGTCCGTCCAGAATGCCGTTCAGGCGGGCGTAATTTTTCGTTTCGATCGCGCTTCGAATCTCTTCCCTCAGATTTTCCCCGGCTGGAATCCGCCCGGCAAGGGTACGGAAAAATCCGGCGTGGCCGATTTCCAGGCGGTATCCAGGCAAGCATTTTCCCAGCGCTTCCAGCGCCGTCGCAATCACGTCAAGGTCGGCACGGAGTCCTGAGGCGCCCAGAAGCTCGATTCCGGTCTGTACGGATTCGTCGCTTCGGCCGGTCAGCCCCGGATTGTTCCGATAGATCGGCTGCGTATAGTACAGCCGGATCGGTTTCGGCAGATTTTGAAGCCGGGTCGCGGTCAGGCGCGCGATCGGCAGCGTCGAGTCCGGACGCATGACGATCAGCCGCCCGTGCTTATCCGACATTTTGTACATGACGTCCTGGGAGATGCCTGAAAAATCCGGATCAAAAACATCATAAAACTCCAGCCCCGGGGTTACCACCTCATGAAACCCGCGGGAGGAGAAGACATCGCCGATCGTTCTTTCAATATATCTTCTTGTCAGGCACTCTTCAAATAAAAAGTCCTTGGTGCCCTCCGGCGTGATCCTGTCATTTTTCTTCATGAATGCGCTCCTTGTTTTCCCGCGGTACGCTTTACCGTGCTAATAGGATAGCATACTAAAATACTGTTGTCAACTAAAACAGAGACATCTGGCTGCTCTTGGGCAAATCTTTCAGCACTCCGGCCGTTTCAAAGGTTTCAATGACGGATTTTGACACTTTAGACCTGCCCTGCAGGTCATCCACGGAGATATACGGTCCCTTTTTCCCGGCTTCCGCAAGGCTGTTTGCGGCGGCTTCGCCGACCCCGGAAAGCGAGAGGAACGGAAGCCGGATCTTTCCGTCCTCCACCAGAAACTTCTTCGCGTCAGACCGGTGCAAGTCAAGCGGAAGGACTTCGATTTTCCTGGCCAGCATCTCATTGACGATCTGCAGCGTGGAATAGGCGGATTCCTCCTTGGCGGAGGCTTCTTTGCCCTTCATGGCGATTTCGCTCATTTTTCGCCGCACCGCCTCCCTGCCCTGCATCACGAGCGCGCCGTCGAAATCCTCGCCGCGCACGGTGAAGTAAGCGGCATAGTATTCCACCGGGCGGTGGACCTTGTACCATCCAAGCCGAAGGGTCGAAATCATGTAGGCCGCGGCGTGAGCCTTGGGGAACATGTACTTGATCTTCATGCAGGAGTCGATGTACCACTGGGGCACGCCGTGATCTTTCATGGCCTGAATGTAGTCCTCGGTCAGCAGCTTCGGCGCCTTGCCCTTTCGGGTGATCTCCATGATCTTGAACGCCATTTTCGGTTCCAGCCCTTTATGGAGCAGATATGTCATGATGCTGTCGCGCGTTCCGATGACCTCCGAAATCGTGCAGGTCCCGTTCTTGATCAGTTCCTGCGCGTTGCCGAGCCAGACATCCGTGCCGTGGGACAGCCCTGAAATCTGAAGAAGGTCGGAGAAAGTCTTCGGATTGGAGTCGAGCAGCATCTGGCGGACAAAGCTGGTGCCGACTTCAGGCAGCGAAAACGTGCCGGTCTGGGAATCGATATCCTCCGGCTTCACGCCGAGCGCTTCCGTGGAGGTGAACAGGGACATCACCTGCGGGTCGCTCATGGAAACGTCCATCACGGGAATGCCGGTGTAATCCTCCAGATAGCGGTAAATGGTCGGAACATCGTGTCCGAGCTCGTCCAGCTTGCAGATGGTGTCGTGGATGGAATGGAAGTCGAAATGCGTCGTGATGCTGTCGGAGTTCTGGTCGTTGGCCGGGTGCTGCACCGGGCAGAAATCAAAAACTTCCTTGCCCTTCGGCACAACGACCATGCCCCCCGGGTGCTGGCCCGTGGTGCGCTTGACGCCGGTGCAGCCCGCCGCGAGGCGCAGTTCCTCCGCACGGTGCAGCACCAGCCCCTTTTCCTCCTCGTATTTCTTGACAAAACCGAGCGCTGTCTTGTCGGCCACCGTCGCGATCGTTCCGGCTTTGAACACATGGTCTTTGCCGAACAGCGTCTCCGTGTAGCGGTGGGCGCTCGACTGATATTCGCCGGAAAAATTCAGATCGATATCGGGGGTCTTGTCCCCGTCGAACCCGAGAAAGGTCTCGAACGGGATCGTATGGCCGTCCCGGCTATACTCCGCTCCGCAGACGGGGCACTTCTTCGGCGGAAGGTCGAAGCCGCTGCCGATGCTGCCGTCGGTGATGAACTCGCTGTGTTTGCAGTTCGGGCAGACATAGTGCGGGTCCAGCGGATTCACTTCGGAGATTCCCGCCAGATTCGCGACGAAGGAAGAGCCGACCGAGCCGCGCGAGCCGACCAGATATCCGTGCGCAACGGAATCCGCAACCAGCTTCTGCGCGATCATATACAGGATGGAAAAGCCGTGCTTCGTGATGGAACCGAGTTCCCGCTCCAGCCGCTTTTGGACCAGTTCGGGCAGCGGATCGCCGTACAGTTCCTTGGCGCGCGTCCAGGAAATTTCAGTGAGCTGCTCCTCCGCGCCCTCGATGAACGGGGGAAAAGTCCCCTCCGGAATCGGCCGGATTTCCTCGATCCCATCCGCGATCCGGTTTGGATTCGTCACGACGACCTCATATGCCTTTTCCTTGCCCAGATAGGAAAACTCCCGCAGCATTTCCTTTGTGGTCCTGAAATAAAGCGGAGCCTGCTCATCCGTATCTTTGAAGCCGAGGCCCTGCATCAGGATTTTGCGGTAGTCCCCGTCCTTCGGGTCCATGAAATGAACGTCGCAGGTCGCGACGACGGGCAGATTCAGCTTTTCGCCCAGCCTGACCACCGTGCGGTTGAATTCACGGATTTTCTCCTCGTCCGGAACCAGCCCTTCCCGCACCATGAACCGGTTGTTCCCGATCGGCTGAATTTCCAGATAATCGTAAAACGACGCGATTTCGCACAGGGCGGACCACGGCTGCGCGCCGGAAATCGCTCTGTAAAGCTCACCGGCTTCACAGGCGCTGCCGACTATAAGGCCCTCACGGTATTTCAATAATTCAGACTTCGGAATCCGGGGATTTCGATAAAAATAATCCAGGTGTGATTTGGAAATCAGCTTGTATAGATTTTTAAGGCCTGTCTGGTTTTTTGCCAGCAGAATCATATGGTAGGATTTCATTTTTTTGATATCCCCGCCGGCAAGGCAGCTATTGATATCCTGCACCGTTTTCGCGCCGGTATCCTCTTTGAGCTGCTGAACCAGCCTTAAAAAAATCTGCCCGAGCACCGCGGCGTCGTCACAGGCGCGGTGGTGGTTGAACGGGTCGAGCTTCAGATATTTCGCGACGGTGTCCAGCTTCGCGTTTTTGATCCCCTTTAAAAGGGAGCGGCACATCGGAACGGTGTCTATGTAGGTGTTCTCAAATTCAAATCCGCTCCGCCCGGCGGCAATCCGGATAAAGGATGTGTCGAAATCCGCGTTGTGGGCAATCAGCACCGCGTCTTTTCCGCAGAATTCAAAAAATTGCCGCAGAGCCTGGGACTCCGACGGAGCGTCCCGCACCATTTGATCCGTAATTCCGGTCAGCTCCGTGATTTTCGCGGGGATGCCGCGTTCCGGATTGACAAACGTGTCGAAGGAATCTTTGACTTCTCCGTCCACGATGCGGACCGCGCCGATTTCTGTAATGCGGTCGGCGTTAGGGCTCAGTCCCGTCGTTTCAATATCGAAGGAAATGAATTCGCCCGAAAGCTCCCGGTTGTCGCTGCCCTTGACGGCCGGCACCAGATCGTTGACAAAATAGGCTTCCGTGCCGTAGAGAATTTTGATCGGCTGATCTTTCTTTTTCAATTCCTCCGCGGTGTTCATCGCATCCGGAAACGCCTGCACAACGCCGTGGTCGGTCACGGCGACGGCCTTATGCCCCCATTTTGCCGCCCGGCGGATCAGATCGGACACGGAGTTGACCCCGTCCATTGCGGACATGTTGGAGTGAAGATGCAGTTCCACGCGCTTTTCCTGCGCGTCATCCATCACTTCCACCTGCCTGACCGTCGCGATGCTCTTGGGCCGGAGGACGATCTCATGGTCGTATTTATCGTATTCCACATCTCCGCGAACTAAAACGGACATCCCTTTGGCCAGCGTGTCCAGCATTTTGCATTGGGTCGCCATCTCGATGATCTTCAGCGTAATGGAACCGGTGTAATCCGTCACGTTGACGGAATAAATTTTCCGCTGCCTGTCCCGGGTCGCCTTCTGATCGACGGAAAAGATTTCGCCCCAGATGGTGGCGCTTCCGATATCGGGCGTGATTTTGGAAATCGGGATCGGCTTGGCGCGCGGCAGATGTCCGTAAATTTCCCTGGCGCTGTCCGGAATGATGGTCGGATAAAGGGTTTCCCCTTCCCTTACGCTGATGGTTTTTGGGGTCGTTTTTTGCTGAAGGGAACGCTCCGCCGAATCCACATTTTCTGTAATCTCTTCCCTGCGGCGCGCCTCTTCCCTCACGATCTTCCGATTGATGAACGCGGCGGCCCCCGGTTCAGCCGCCAGAACACCGCCGAATTCAACGGCAAGGCTGAGTCCGAACTCCTCGCGGATCAGTCCGGAAAGAAGCCGATCCACGCGGCGGGTCTTCAGAATCTCTCCGCCGCCGTGTTTTAAAGTGATCAGAAGCCTGCCATCTTTCAGTTCCGCAATGGAATCCGTAAAAGTTCCGTTCAGGCTCGCCTCCCGGCGTTTCAATTCGGCAATCAAGCTCGGATAATAATCGGTTGAAAAAGAAGCCTGCGGAAAGGTTGGTTTCACGCAGGCTTTGGAGAGCCGGAGCGGCTTGCAGGAAACAATGCTGCGTTCCACATGGTCCAGTACGTTCCGCTCCACCAAGGCCGGAAAAAGGACGTTGGCCGTGAGCGTCCTGACGGCCGAATCAATCTGGAGGGAAGCGATCGCCCCTTCGCGGACCGGTTCCGGCAGCCGTGAAACATCTATGTATTCATGAAAAAAATCTCCAAACTTCTTCAATGACCTTCATCCTTTACATTTGGTCGATTTCCCCCAGCAGGGCTTCAACCAGCTTATCCTCCGGGACTCTGCGGACGATTTCGCCCTTTTTAAAAATCAGCCCGGCTCCGTCGCCCCCGGCAATCCCGATATCCGCTTCCCGCGCCTCTCCCGGTCCATTGACCGCACAACCCATCAAAGCTACCGTCAAATCCTTTTGAGAACCGGCAAGACGCTTTTCCACTTCATCCGCAATGGAAATCAGGTCTATTTTGGTCCTGCCGCAGGTCGGGCAGGAGACGATCCGAATGCCGCCGCGCAGAGAAAGCGCTTTGAGCAGGTCGATTCCGGCTGCCACCTCGCGCACTGGATCGGCCGTCAGGGAAACCCTGATCGTATCTCCGATTCCCCTCTGCAGCAGGGAGCCGATGCCGATCGCAGACTTCATGATTCCCATCCGTTCGCTGCCGGCTTCCGTCACGCCGAGGTGGAGCGGATAGCCGCACTGGCCCGCGACCAGTTCGTTCGCCTGAATCATCCGGTTCACATCGGACGATTTAATGGAAATGACAATATCTTCAAAATGGGATTTTTCCAGCAAGGCCGCGTGTCGCAGGGCGCTTTCCGCCAACGCTTCCGGAGCCGGTCCTCCGTATTTCGCCAGCAGGTCCTTTTCCAGCGAACCGGAGTTCACGCCGATCCGGATCGGAATTCCGCGTTCGGAACAGGCTGCGGCAACTTCCCGGACGCGTCCGTCCGAACCGATATTTCCCGGGTTGATCCGCACGGCATCCACCCCCGACTCCGCGCACGCGAGTGCAAGCCGGTAGTCAAAATGGATATCCGCCACAAGGGGAATCTTCACCGCTTTTTTGATCGCGGGCACCAGTTTCACCGCGTTTTCATCCGGCACCGCGACGCGCAGGATCTCGCATCCGGCGCGTTCCAGCGCTTCGGCCTGCCGCACATTCCCCGGAATGTCACCCGCGGGCCGGTTCAGCATCGACTGCACTGTGATTCTGGCTCCCCCGCCGACGGCGACGGGACCGACATGAACCGTTCTTGAGATTCTCACGTTCAGCCCAAGCCCTTTCCGGTGATCAGCCTCAAAATATCGCTGTAAGTCACAACCACCATAAAGCCCATCAAAAGGCAGAAACCCGCCGTCTCCACAATTCCGACATATTTCTGCTGCAGAGGCTTGCGGCGAATTGCTTCCACGAGCAAAAACAGAACTTTGCCTCCGTCCAGCGCCGGGAACGGCATCAAATTGACCACGCCGAGGTTGACGGTCAGGACCATAATCATATAGAGAATATTGTCAAGGCCTGCGACAAAGCTCTGGGCAAGCCCCGCGGAAGCCGCCTGGTTGATCGCGCTGACCGCCCCGACCGGACCGGCGACATCGTTGAATCCAAATTTGCCGGTCGCAAATCCGACCAGGCTGTACCAGACCATACGGACGGTGGATACCGTATCCTGAAAGGATTTGGTAATCAGCGTGCCGAAATTCTTTTTTATCGGCATCACATAAAAATCGAGGGTCAGATAATTTTTTCCGTTCACTTTGCGGCTGTTGAATTTCACGTTGTCAAACGCAAGTTTTTTGCCGTTCCTCAGCACTTCGATGTCGACGGAATCGGGATTCGCCGTCGCAAGAGCGAAGCTCAGATCCCGGTCCCCATAGATATGGTAGTGGTCGACGGAGACAAATTCGTCTCCCCGTTTCAGGCCGGCCTGCTGAAGAGCGGAGTTCTGATCGAACTGTGAAATCGTGGTGGAGGAAAACGCGGTTTCCTGCCCCAGAATCGTCATCATCAAAACAAGCCCGAGCAAAATATTCATCAGGGCGCCCATCACGACAACCAGCAGGCGCTTCCATACCGGCTTTTTCCCGAAGGAGCGTTCGTCCCCGCTCTCCTCGTCCTCCCCCTCCATGGCGCAGAATCCGCCGATCGGCAGCAGGCGCAGGGAGTAGCGGGTTTCTTTTCCCTGCTTATGAAACAGGGTGGGACCCATTCCGATCGCAAACTCGTTGACGCGGATCCCGCATAACTTCGCCGTGAAAAAATGACCGAATTCGTGGATAAAAATCATAAAGCCAAACAACAGAACCGCGATGATAATCAGAATTGCTTTTATGATGACACTCACCTCTCAGGGATTCACTGTATGGTAAACGTAACTGCGCGCCCGCGCATCCGCTTCCAGAATTTCTTCCATCTCTTTCACTTGTTCCACATCCGGTTGGCGTTCCGTCGCTTCCCATACCAGGTCGCCGATCTCGCAGAAGGAAATCCGGTGATCCAGGAACAGCTTTACCGCGGCTTCATTCGCCCCGTTCGCCGCCGCAGGCGCGAGGCCGCCGCGCCGCAGCGCGCGCCGGCAGGCTGCAAGGCAGCGAAAGGTTTTTTCATCCGGCCTTGCGAAGCTCAGCGTACCGTATGCCGCAAGGTCGAGCTCCTCCGTCTGGGAAGGAAGCCGTTCCGGCCAGGTGATGGCGTACTGGATCGGAAGACGCATATCCGGCACACCCATCTGGGCGATCACGGACCGGTCCTGGAATTCCACCATCGAATGAATCACGCTTTCCCTCTGCACCAAGACGTCGATTCTGTCGTCCGCTACGTCAAACAGCCGGGAAGCTTCGATCACTTCAAGGCCCTTGTTCATCATGGTGGCAGAATCGATGGTTACTTTCGGTCCCATATGCCAGTTCGGATGTTTCAGCGCCTGTTCCGGCGTCACATCACGAAGCGCCTCGGAGCTCTTTCCAAAAAAAGGCCCGCCGGAGGCCGTGAGGATAATACGGCGCACCGCCCGCTTTCCCGGGCTGCCCTGCAAACATTGAAACACGGCGGAATGCTCGCTGTCGACGGGAAGGATTTTGACATGGTGTTCCTCTGCCTCCCGCATAACCAGGGCCCCGCCGGCCACAAGAGTTTCCTTGTTGGAAAGCGCGACGTTCTTTCCGGCACGGACGGCGGCAAGCGTCGGCTTCAAGCCGACCATTCCGACAACGGAATTGCAAACAAGGCCTGCCGTTGGCAGGCAGGCCGCTTCGCACAGGCCGTCCATTCCCTGCACTACCCGGACGGGCAGGTCTCTGACCGCCGTTTTCAGTTGTTTTGCGGCGGCCGGATCAAAAACCGCGGCGACCTGCGGATGAAATTCCCTGATCTGCCGCTCCAGCAAAGCGACGTTCTTCTCAGCCGCCAGCGCGCAGATTTTCAGACCAAGGCCGCGCGCAACATCCAAAGTCTGGGTGCCGATAGACCCCGTGGAACCAAGAACAGATAAAGGTTGTTTCATTATTATTCACCAAATGTTTCGATTATTGCAATCCCGCGGCAAAATACTCACTGAACAATGGGAAGAACCTGCACAAGGAGATAAACGAAAGGAGCTTCAAAGATCACGCTGTCAAAACGATCCAGAATCCCGCCATGTCCCGGGATGATTTCACTGAAGTCCTTGATATGACAGCTTCGTTTGATCAGCGAAAAGCTGAGGTCCCCCAAAATAGAGATCACCGTTCCAAAAATGCCAATCAGCAAGAGGGGCAGATAGGAAACCCGGACGCTGTAGGCATAATAGATCGCGTGAAACAAGTAGCCGAAGACCAGCATCGCGGCCGTATTGAGCAGAAGGCCGCCCGCCGCACCCTCAATGGTCTTATTGGGGCTGATCGTAGGACAGAGTTTGTGTTTCCCCCAAAAAGTCCCGGCAAAAAAAGCGCCGACATCGGCCGTCCATGCGGAAAAGATCCCGATGATCACATAAAACATGCCGTGCTCGCCGCCGATATCCCGGAGGCTGATGATGGTTCCCAACGCGGAAGGAATCAGCAGGGACATGCTGTAGATGACTCCGACTTCACGGAATGTAATTTCGGAATGGTAAAAAATCAGCGCGGCGAAGATTACGACGGTATATAAAAAATACGCGACATCATGCCGGAAAGGAGTTGAAAGAAACGGAAATACCGCTGAAAAAAGCAGGCTCGGAATCAGAAGAATCAGATTTTTGGCAAGACCCAGCGCGGTGATGATCTCATTGACCGCGAGAACGGAGATAAGCCCAATCGCAAAATTCAAGGCAAGCGGAAGCGTGCTGTTGCAGATGACGATCGCAGCCAAAAAGATAGTCAAGGTAATTGCCGAAGAAATTCTCGTTCTCAATCAAATCCCTCCGAAACGCCTGTTGCGGGCGGCATAGAGTTCCAGTGCCCGGTCCAAATCCTCCGGCCTGAAATCAGGCCAGAGAATATCCATAAAAATAAATTCCGAATAAGCGGACTGCCACAGAAGAAAATTGGAGATTCTCTTCTCTC
This window contains:
- the hisZ gene encoding ATP phosphoribosyltransferase regulatory subunit; the encoded protein is MKKNDRITPEGTKDFLFEECLTRRYIERTIGDVFSSRGFHEVVTPGLEFYDVFDPDFSGISQDVMYKMSDKHGRLIVMRPDSTLPIARLTATRLQNLPKPIRLYYTQPIYRNNPGLTGRSDESVQTGIELLGASGLRADLDVIATALEALGKCLPGYRLEIGHAGFFRTLAGRIPAGENLREEIRSAIETKNYARLNGILDGLPESRDVLALRELPRLFGGEEVFDRASHLCGDERLAGILDYLRGVYRSLSELEQSGQLMIDLGLVQRNDYYTGIVFSAYVEEFGDAVLLGGRYDNLLGHFGQPMPAIGFAVNVDAIAKTLLDRGNVCPVLPMDILVHGDAGCEVKALEYASDLISKGLHCETSVFETQDDAIAYAQTSGIKRIDFVGETVKTINLI
- a CDS encoding PolC-type DNA polymerase III encodes the protein MKKFGDFFHEYIDVSRLPEPVREGAIASLQIDSAVRTLTANVLFPALVERNVLDHVERSIVSCKPLRLSKACVKPTFPQASFSTDYYPSLIAELKRREASLNGTFTDSIAELKDGRLLITLKHGGGEILKTRRVDRLLSGLIREEFGLSLAVEFGGVLAAEPGAAAFINRKIVREEARRREEITENVDSAERSLQQKTTPKTISVREGETLYPTIIPDSAREIYGHLPRAKPIPISKITPDIGSATIWGEIFSVDQKATRDRQRKIYSVNVTDYTGSITLKIIEMATQCKMLDTLAKGMSVLVRGDVEYDKYDHEIVLRPKSIATVRQVEVMDDAQEKRVELHLHSNMSAMDGVNSVSDLIRRAAKWGHKAVAVTDHGVVQAFPDAMNTAEELKKKDQPIKILYGTEAYFVNDLVPAVKGSDNRELSGEFISFDIETTGLSPNADRITEIGAVRIVDGEVKDSFDTFVNPERGIPAKITELTGITDQMVRDAPSESQALRQFFEFCGKDAVLIAHNADFDTSFIRIAAGRSGFEFENTYIDTVPMCRSLLKGIKNAKLDTVAKYLKLDPFNHHRACDDAAVLGQIFLRLVQQLKEDTGAKTVQDINSCLAGGDIKKMKSYHMILLAKNQTGLKNLYKLISKSHLDYFYRNPRIPKSELLKYREGLIVGSACEAGELYRAISGAQPWSALCEIASFYDYLEIQPIGNNRFMVREGLVPDEEKIREFNRTVVRLGEKLNLPVVATCDVHFMDPKDGDYRKILMQGLGFKDTDEQAPLYFRTTKEMLREFSYLGKEKAYEVVVTNPNRIADGIEEIRPIPEGTFPPFIEGAEEQLTEISWTRAKELYGDPLPELVQKRLERELGSITKHGFSILYMIAQKLVADSVAHGYLVGSRGSVGSSFVANLAGISEVNPLDPHYVCPNCKHSEFITDGSIGSGFDLPPKKCPVCGAEYSRDGHTIPFETFLGFDGDKTPDIDLNFSGEYQSSAHRYTETLFGKDHVFKAGTIATVADKTALGFVKKYEEEKGLVLHRAEELRLAAGCTGVKRTTGQHPGGMVVVPKGKEVFDFCPVQHPANDQNSDSITTHFDFHSIHDTICKLDELGHDVPTIYRYLEDYTGIPVMDVSMSDPQVMSLFTSTEALGVKPEDIDSQTGTFSLPEVGTSFVRQMLLDSNPKTFSDLLQISGLSHGTDVWLGNAQELIKNGTCTISEVIGTRDSIMTYLLHKGLEPKMAFKIMEITRKGKAPKLLTEDYIQAMKDHGVPQWYIDSCMKIKYMFPKAHAAAYMISTLRLGWYKVHRPVEYYAAYFTVRGEDFDGALVMQGREAVRRKMSEIAMKGKEASAKEESAYSTLQIVNEMLARKIEVLPLDLHRSDAKKFLVEDGKIRLPFLSLSGVGEAAANSLAEAGKKGPYISVDDLQGRSKVSKSVIETFETAGVLKDLPKSSQMSLF
- the ispG gene encoding flavodoxin-dependent (E)-4-hydroxy-3-methylbut-2-enyl-diphosphate synthase produces the protein MNVRISRTVHVGPVAVGGGARITVQSMLNRPAGDIPGNVRQAEALERAGCEILRVAVPDENAVKLVPAIKKAVKIPLVADIHFDYRLALACAESGVDAVRINPGNIGSDGRVREVAAACSERGIPIRIGVNSGSLEKDLLAKYGGPAPEALAESALRHAALLEKSHFEDIVISIKSSDVNRMIQANELVAGQCGYPLHLGVTEAGSERMGIMKSAIGIGSLLQRGIGDTIRVSLTADPVREVAAGIDLLKALSLRGGIRIVSCPTCGRTKIDLISIADEVEKRLAGSQKDLTVALMGCAVNGPGEAREADIGIAGGDGAGLIFKKGEIVRRVPEDKLVEALLGEIDQM
- a CDS encoding M50 family metallopeptidase, with protein sequence MSVIIKAILIIIAVLLFGFMIFIHEFGHFFTAKLCGIRVNEFAIGMGPTLFHKQGKETRYSLRLLPIGGFCAMEGEDEESGDERSFGKKPVWKRLLVVVMGALMNILLGLVLMMTILGQETAFSSTTISQFDQNSALQQAGLKRGDEFVSVDHYHIYGDRDLSFALATANPDSVDIEVLRNGKKLAFDNVKFNSRKVNGKNYLTLDFYVMPIKKNFGTLITKSFQDTVSTVRMVWYSLVGFATGKFGFNDVAGPVGAVSAINQAASAGLAQSFVAGLDNILYMIMVLTVNLGVVNLMPFPALDGGKVLFLLVEAIRRKPLQQKYVGIVETAGFCLLMGFMVVVTYSDILRLITGKGLG
- a CDS encoding 1-deoxy-D-xylulose-5-phosphate reductoisomerase, with amino-acid sequence MKQPLSVLGSTGSIGTQTLDVARGLGLKICALAAEKNVALLERQIREFHPQVAAVFDPAAAKQLKTAVRDLPVRVVQGMDGLCEAACLPTAGLVCNSVVGMVGLKPTLAAVRAGKNVALSNKETLVAGGALVMREAEEHHVKILPVDSEHSAVFQCLQGSPGKRAVRRIILTASGGPFFGKSSEALRDVTPEQALKHPNWHMGPKVTIDSATMMNKGLEVIEASRLFDVADDRIDVLVQRESVIHSMVEFQDRSVIAQMGVPDMRLPIQYAITWPERLPSQTEELDLAAYGTLSFARPDEKTFRCLAACRRALRRGGLAPAAANGANEAAVKLFLDHRISFCEIGDLVWEATERQPDVEQVKEMEEILEADARARSYVYHTVNP
- a CDS encoding phosphatidate cytidylyltransferase, translated to MRTRISSAITLTIFLAAIVICNSTLPLALNFAIGLISVLAVNEIITALGLAKNLILLIPSLLFSAVFPFLSTPFRHDVAYFLYTVVIFAALIFYHSEITFREVGVIYSMSLLIPSALGTIISLRDIGGEHGMFYVIIGIFSAWTADVGAFFAGTFWGKHKLCPTISPNKTIEGAAGGLLLNTAAMLVFGYLFHAIYYAYSVRVSYLPLLLIGIFGTVISILGDLSFSLIKRSCHIKDFSEIIPGHGGILDRFDSVIFEAPFVYLLVQVLPIVQ